From Cellulomonas fimi ATCC 484, a single genomic window includes:
- the hemE gene encoding uroporphyrinogen decarboxylase — protein sequence MPLPVTHPLVDGRTANSPLVRAYSGERPSRRPVWFMRQAGRSLPEYRALRAGTRMLDACLDPGMASEITLQPVRRHDVDAAIFFSDIVVPLRLAGVDVEIKPGVGPVMGAPVRTADDVARLRDLGPLTPERLAPVSEGVAATVAQLGSTPLIGFAGAPFTLAAYLVEGGPSRDHLAARTLMHADPQTWTALTQWAADVTGAFLRAQVLAGASATQLFDSWAGSLGLADYTAHVAPASARALAAVADLDVRKVHFGTGTSELLAAMRDVGADVVGVDYRLPLDEANRRLGGTTPLQGNIDPALLAAPWPVLEAHVRDVVARGAQAPAHVVNLGHGVPPETDPDVLTRVVTLVHSL from the coding sequence GTGCCTCTTCCCGTCACACATCCGCTCGTCGACGGCCGCACCGCGAATTCGCCGCTCGTGCGCGCGTATTCCGGCGAGCGCCCCTCGCGCCGCCCCGTCTGGTTCATGCGCCAGGCCGGCCGATCCCTGCCCGAGTACCGGGCGCTGCGCGCCGGGACGCGGATGCTCGACGCGTGCCTGGACCCGGGCATGGCGAGCGAGATCACGCTGCAGCCGGTGCGCCGGCACGACGTGGACGCGGCGATCTTCTTCTCCGACATCGTGGTGCCGCTGCGGCTCGCGGGCGTCGACGTGGAGATCAAGCCGGGCGTCGGCCCGGTCATGGGCGCGCCGGTGCGCACCGCGGACGACGTCGCCCGCCTGCGCGACCTGGGCCCGCTGACGCCGGAGCGGCTCGCGCCGGTCAGCGAGGGCGTCGCCGCGACCGTCGCGCAGCTCGGCAGCACACCGCTCATCGGCTTCGCCGGCGCGCCGTTCACGCTCGCCGCCTACCTGGTCGAGGGCGGCCCGTCGCGCGACCACCTCGCCGCGCGGACGCTCATGCACGCGGACCCGCAGACGTGGACCGCGCTGACGCAGTGGGCGGCCGACGTGACGGGCGCGTTCCTGCGCGCACAGGTGCTCGCGGGTGCCAGCGCGACGCAGCTCTTCGACTCGTGGGCGGGCTCGCTCGGCCTCGCGGACTACACCGCGCACGTCGCTCCCGCGTCGGCGCGCGCGCTTGCCGCGGTCGCCGACCTCGACGTGCGCAAGGTGCACTTCGGCACCGGGACGAGCGAGCTGCTCGCCGCGATGCGCGACGTCGGCGCCGACGTGGTCGGGGTCGACTACCGGCTCCCGCTGGACGAGGCGAACCGCCGGCTCGGCGGCACCACGCCGCTGCAGGGCAACATCGACCCGGCGCTGCTCGCCGCCCCGTGGCCCGTGCTCGAGGCGCACGTCCGGGACGTCGTCGCTCGCGGTGCGCAGGCGCCCGCGCACGTGGTGAACCTCGGCCACGGCGTCCCGCCGGAGACGGACCCCGACGTCCTGACGCGGGTCGTCACCCTGGTCCACTCCCTCTGA
- the purB gene encoding adenylosuccinate lyase, with product MSSPDASAPLARVRLADVTPSIALGPLDGRYRAAVAPLVDHLSEAALNRERVHVEVEWLIHLAQHGVVPGAPTLSAAEEQYLRDVVATFGAAEVAELAEIERTTVHDVKAVEYFLKKRLADAPAALGPGTVLPHVSELVHFGCTSEDVNNLSYALMVRGAVQDVWLPAATALTDEVAALAHEHKDQPLLALTHGQPATPTTLGKELAVLAHRLRRQLRRVAGDEFLGKINGATGTFGAHVVAVPGADWPVVSRTFVEHLGLTWNPLTTQIESHDWQAELYADVARFNRVLHNLATDVWTYISRGVFIQIPVAGATGSSTMPHKVNPIRFENAEANLELSCALLDTLSATLVTSRLQRDLTDSTTQRNIGPAFGHSLLAIDNVRRGLKALDVDVALLERELDENWEVLGEPVQSAMRAASVAGVTGMENPYERLKELTRGRRLTADDMREFVAGLGLPADVEERLQALTPAGYTGLAADLVAYLDR from the coding sequence ATGTCCTCCCCCGACGCCTCCGCCCCCCTCGCGCGCGTCCGTCTGGCCGACGTGACGCCGTCGATCGCCCTCGGCCCGCTCGACGGCCGGTACCGCGCGGCGGTCGCGCCGCTGGTCGACCACCTGTCGGAGGCGGCGCTCAACCGCGAGCGGGTGCACGTCGAGGTCGAGTGGCTGATCCACCTCGCGCAGCACGGCGTGGTGCCGGGCGCCCCGACGCTCTCGGCGGCGGAGGAGCAGTACCTGCGCGACGTCGTCGCGACGTTCGGCGCGGCGGAGGTCGCCGAGCTCGCGGAGATCGAGCGCACGACCGTGCACGACGTGAAGGCCGTCGAGTACTTCCTCAAGAAGCGGCTCGCCGACGCGCCGGCCGCGCTCGGGCCCGGCACGGTCCTGCCGCACGTCTCGGAGCTCGTGCACTTCGGGTGCACGAGCGAGGACGTCAACAACCTGTCGTACGCGCTCATGGTGCGCGGTGCGGTGCAGGACGTGTGGCTCCCCGCCGCGACGGCCCTGACGGACGAGGTGGCCGCGCTCGCGCACGAGCACAAGGACCAGCCCCTGCTCGCGCTGACGCACGGCCAGCCCGCGACGCCGACGACGCTCGGCAAGGAGCTCGCGGTCCTCGCGCACCGGCTGCGCCGCCAGCTGCGGCGCGTCGCGGGCGACGAGTTCCTCGGCAAGATCAACGGCGCGACGGGCACGTTCGGCGCGCACGTCGTCGCGGTCCCGGGTGCGGACTGGCCGGTCGTGAGCCGGACGTTCGTCGAGCACCTGGGCCTGACGTGGAACCCGCTGACCACGCAGATCGAGTCGCACGACTGGCAGGCGGAGCTGTACGCCGACGTGGCGCGCTTCAACCGCGTGCTGCACAACCTCGCGACCGACGTGTGGACCTACATCTCGCGCGGGGTGTTCATCCAGATCCCCGTGGCGGGCGCGACGGGCTCGTCGACCATGCCGCACAAGGTCAACCCCATCCGGTTCGAGAACGCCGAGGCGAACCTCGAGCTGTCGTGCGCGCTGCTCGACACGTTGTCGGCGACTCTCGTGACGAGCCGCCTGCAGCGCGACCTCACCGACTCGACGACGCAGCGCAACATCGGCCCGGCGTTCGGCCACTCGCTCCTCGCGATCGACAACGTGCGCCGCGGGCTGAAGGCGCTGGACGTCGACGTCGCCCTGCTCGAGCGCGAGCTCGACGAGAACTGGGAGGTCCTCGGGGAGCCCGTGCAGTCGGCGATGCGGGCGGCGTCGGTGGCGGGCGTGACGGGCATGGAGAACCCGTACGAGCGGCTCAAGGAGCTCACGCGCGGGCGCCGGCTGACGGCCGACGACATGCGCGAGTTCGTCGCGGGACTGGGCCTCCCGGCGGACGTGGAGGAGCGCCTGCAGGCCCTCACACCGGCGGGCTACACGGGCCTGGCAGCCGACCTGGTGGCGTACCTCGACCGCTGA
- a CDS encoding CBU_0592 family membrane protein, producing MSVVVTALGWVGAALCLTAYILVTRGRWSPTSGRYQAANVVSGLMLGAVAASSGVWPSVVTNVVWAAVALHAVTSLVRARRHRTPSVPPAA from the coding sequence GTGTCCGTCGTCGTCACCGCGCTCGGCTGGGTCGGCGCGGCCCTGTGCCTGACCGCCTACATCCTCGTCACGCGCGGCCGCTGGTCACCGACGTCGGGCCGCTACCAGGCCGCGAACGTCGTCAGCGGGCTCATGCTCGGCGCGGTCGCGGCGAGCAGCGGGGTCTGGCCGTCGGTCGTCACCAACGTCGTCTGGGCGGCCGTCGCGCTGCACGCCGTCACGAGCCTCGTCCGCGCCCGCCGCCACCGCACCCCGAGCGTCCCGCCCGCGGCCTGA
- a CDS encoding EamA family transporter: MPHRLPAPLGVLAVVVGSLLFAVNGTVAKLAMQAGLSPTRLVEVRCVGSAVVLVAAVLLVGARRLRLRDRHELWSLAVLGVVGVALVQWLYLTAISRLPVGIALLVEYTAPLLVALWARFVLREAVHARVWWALAACLGGLALVAQVGEGVVLDLLGLLAAAGAAVSLAAYYLLGDRMLSSRDPLSTHAWTMAFAALFWVVLQPVWTYPFGTLTEPVGVPGGTTPPLWALVVWIVVLGTVVPYLLFLVGIRSLGPARAGLLGMVEPVAASASAWLFLGEAMTPVQLVGGAVVLAGVVLAETARRRPVDALVLPDTVAP; encoded by the coding sequence GTGCCGCACCGCCTGCCCGCGCCGCTCGGCGTCCTCGCCGTCGTCGTGGGCTCCCTGCTGTTCGCGGTCAACGGCACGGTCGCGAAGCTCGCGATGCAGGCGGGGCTGTCCCCCACACGCCTCGTGGAGGTCCGCTGCGTCGGCTCCGCGGTCGTGCTCGTCGCGGCCGTCCTCCTGGTCGGCGCGCGGCGGCTACGCCTGCGGGACCGCCACGAGCTGTGGTCGCTGGCCGTGCTCGGCGTCGTCGGGGTCGCGCTCGTGCAGTGGCTGTACCTGACCGCGATCTCGCGGCTGCCGGTCGGCATCGCGCTGCTCGTCGAGTACACCGCGCCCCTGCTGGTCGCGCTGTGGGCACGGTTCGTGCTGCGCGAGGCCGTGCACGCGCGCGTCTGGTGGGCGCTGGCGGCGTGCCTCGGTGGTCTGGCGCTCGTGGCGCAGGTGGGCGAAGGCGTCGTGCTCGACCTGCTCGGCCTGCTCGCGGCTGCCGGCGCCGCGGTCTCGCTCGCGGCGTACTACCTCCTCGGGGACCGGATGCTGTCGAGCCGCGACCCGCTCTCGACGCACGCCTGGACCATGGCGTTCGCCGCCCTGTTCTGGGTCGTGCTGCAGCCGGTGTGGACGTACCCGTTCGGCACGCTCACCGAGCCCGTCGGCGTCCCGGGCGGGACGACGCCGCCGCTGTGGGCGCTCGTCGTGTGGATCGTCGTGCTCGGCACGGTCGTGCCGTACCTGCTGTTCCTCGTCGGCATCCGGTCGCTGGGTCCGGCGCGTGCGGGGCTCCTCGGCATGGTCGAGCCGGTGGCGGCGTCGGCGTCCGCGTGGCTGTTCCTCGGCGAGGCGATGACGCCCGTGCAGCTGGTCGGCGGCGCGGTCGTGCTCGCCGGGGTGGTGCTCGCGGAGACGGCCCGCCGTCGCCCCGTCGACGCCCTGGTGCTGCCGGACACCGTGGCGCCCTAG
- a CDS encoding LysR family transcriptional regulator, which translates to MATDPRRLAVLLAVHRAGGVLAAADLLRVTPSAVSQQITRLEAEEGVAVLDRGPRGATLTAAGRILADAAERIEGELVEARKALAALGGELSGRVVVVGFQTAIRAVVTPALAGLAARHPGVEVVVEERDPDDALRRLRGGDADVVLLERDEDSDPHTPRGHRDVVLLEEPWRLVLPAAVPVPGRLADLASATWLESEPGTAAARALGRVAALVGPLATRHVYYDFDVALALVAAGQGVGMLPALALQGELPDAVTVATVPGLGSRRLVVRHRATRHEPRPAVAAVVDELLTVAGGLDLA; encoded by the coding sequence GTGGCCACCGACCCCCGCCGTCTCGCCGTCCTCCTCGCGGTGCACCGGGCCGGAGGCGTCCTCGCGGCCGCCGACCTGCTCCGCGTCACGCCCTCCGCCGTGTCCCAGCAGATCACCCGTCTGGAGGCCGAGGAGGGCGTCGCCGTGCTCGACCGCGGCCCTCGCGGCGCGACCCTGACGGCCGCCGGCCGCATCCTCGCCGACGCCGCCGAGCGCATCGAGGGCGAGCTCGTCGAGGCGCGCAAGGCGCTCGCGGCGCTCGGGGGCGAGCTGTCGGGGCGCGTCGTCGTCGTCGGCTTCCAGACCGCGATCCGGGCCGTCGTCACGCCTGCGCTCGCCGGGCTCGCGGCACGTCACCCCGGCGTCGAGGTCGTCGTCGAGGAGCGGGACCCCGACGACGCGCTGCGCCGGCTGCGGGGAGGCGACGCGGACGTCGTGCTGCTCGAGCGTGACGAGGACTCCGACCCCCACACCCCCCGCGGGCACCGCGACGTCGTCCTGCTCGAGGAGCCGTGGCGCCTGGTCCTGCCCGCCGCCGTGCCCGTTCCCGGGCGGCTCGCCGACCTCGCGTCCGCGACGTGGCTCGAGTCGGAGCCGGGCACCGCCGCGGCGCGGGCGCTCGGACGCGTCGCGGCCCTCGTCGGCCCGCTCGCGACGCGGCACGTGTACTACGACTTCGACGTCGCGCTCGCGCTCGTCGCCGCAGGTCAGGGCGTCGGGATGCTGCCCGCGCTCGCGCTGCAGGGGGAGCTCCCCGACGCGGTCACCGTCGCGACCGTGCCGGGCCTCGGGTCGCGCCGCCTCGTCGTCCGGCACCGCGCCACCCGCCACGAGCCACGGCCCGCGGTCGCAGCCGTGGTCGACGAGCTCCTCACGGTCGCCGGCGGTCTGGACCTCGCCTAG
- a CDS encoding glutamyl-tRNA reductase, which yields MVLLSLVASHHDLDLTVLERLSSDVHAVGRELVRASTPVTGAVVLATCNRFELYLEVGDADQTPAALAAASQAVAARSGYAADEVLTHLRPLTGPAAGEHLFAVASGLESMVVGEREIAGQVRRALTTARRDGTTTSALESLFQAASRVSRAVESETGLGSAGRSVVGVALDIAERGLPPWPDVSCVLVGTGSYAGASLAALKARGCADVRVYSPSGRAGQFAAARGVRALPAGADLAAELAGVDLVVACSGAAGAVLQVDALAQARSGRDARPLTVVDLALRHDVDPGVRHLPGVRLVSLHTVAEHAPAEHAAVESARRIVVEAADAYEADQRVREWNPAVVAQRTRVLGGLEEALAALPEGARDERGERALRRRTRALLHGPTVRAREAARAGDAATYGAALAELAAISVPDVPTPASVG from the coding sequence GTGGTGCTGCTGTCCCTGGTCGCCAGTCACCACGACCTCGACCTCACCGTGCTGGAGCGTCTCTCGTCGGACGTGCACGCCGTGGGTCGCGAGCTCGTGCGGGCGTCCACCCCCGTCACCGGTGCCGTCGTGCTCGCGACGTGCAACCGGTTCGAGCTGTACCTGGAGGTCGGTGACGCCGACCAGACGCCCGCGGCCCTCGCGGCCGCGTCGCAGGCCGTCGCGGCCCGCTCGGGGTACGCCGCCGACGAGGTCCTCACGCACCTGCGCCCCCTGACGGGACCCGCCGCGGGCGAGCACCTGTTCGCCGTCGCGTCCGGGCTGGAGTCGATGGTCGTCGGCGAGCGGGAGATCGCGGGACAGGTCCGCCGCGCCCTGACGACCGCTCGGCGCGACGGCACGACGACGTCCGCTCTGGAGTCGCTGTTCCAGGCGGCGTCCCGCGTGTCGCGCGCGGTCGAGTCGGAGACCGGCCTCGGGTCCGCCGGGCGCTCGGTGGTCGGCGTCGCCCTCGACATCGCCGAGCGCGGGCTGCCGCCGTGGCCGGACGTGAGCTGCGTGCTCGTCGGGACCGGCTCGTACGCCGGGGCTTCGCTCGCGGCGCTCAAGGCCCGTGGCTGCGCCGACGTCCGGGTCTACTCGCCGAGCGGCCGCGCCGGCCAGTTCGCTGCGGCGCGCGGTGTCCGTGCCCTGCCCGCCGGGGCCGACCTCGCCGCGGAGCTCGCGGGCGTCGACCTCGTCGTCGCGTGCAGCGGCGCCGCCGGCGCGGTGCTGCAGGTCGACGCGCTCGCACAGGCCCGCTCCGGCCGGGACGCTCGACCGCTCACCGTCGTCGACCTGGCCCTGCGGCACGACGTGGACCCGGGCGTGCGGCACCTGCCCGGCGTCCGTCTCGTCAGCCTGCACACCGTCGCCGAGCACGCGCCGGCCGAGCACGCCGCCGTCGAGTCGGCGCGGCGCATCGTCGTGGAGGCGGCCGACGCCTACGAGGCGGACCAGCGCGTGCGCGAGTGGAACCCCGCGGTCGTGGCCCAGCGCACGCGCGTGCTGGGTGGCCTGGAGGAGGCGCTCGCCGCCCTGCCCGAGGGTGCGCGGGACGAGCGCGGCGAGCGCGCGCTGCGCCGTCGCACGCGTGCGCTCCTGCACGGTCCGACGGTCCGGGCACGCGAGGCGGCGCGCGCGGGTGACGCCGCCACGTACGGCGCGGCCCTGGCCGAGCTCGCCGCGATCTCCGTGCCGGACGTGCCGACGCCCGCGTCGGTGGGCTGA